ATAGACGCCTGCTGCAGTATAAATCAGTTTTCTGTTTGACTGATGGAAATGaatgtccctttttttttttctcctccttttactTTTATCTTGAGCAAGTTGACTGAGATTTTCATTTACCGCTGACATCGTACTTAATAATGTTGTTTCCCTTTCAATAGGCATCAGGGTTTAGATCTTCGGGTTTCCTACGTGGGTTTGGTATAATGAGGCTGCATGTGGTTTTGTTATTAGACTATAATGGTAATCTCATTGCAGCTCCAAGGAACCATGTCCAGTAAAAGTTAAATTACCTGTTTTGAACACaaataatatttgattaaaaaaaaataattaagtatGAACAAGTATATCgttaatttatttataaatcaaacCATGGTTTTCTAAATTGGTCAGTCAGGTATTTGTTCGATCCATATGGGTTGTTACATGGATCAATTGATTTGTTCGATCCATATGATATGGGTTGTTACATGGATCAATTGAAACTGAATCGCTTGATTTAATTCtatgtatataaataaaaaataaacttataaactttatttatattttttttccaaattaAATTAAAATGAGCTTTTGATGAGACAAGCATATTGAAATGTAATTGTCTACTATGatgattttttgtttttgtttttttgtttaaatGCAATTGTCTAATATAACGATTTTTTTGTTTTGGTTTATGATGAAATTCCTAGCGTGACAGTAGCATTTGAGTTACGGTACCAATTAAAATTGCCGTGTAACAACACTGTTACACGCCACGTGTGGCGAGCGGTTTCGGACGATAAGGGGCATCCTCTTTTGAGCGGGAAACCTCCCAAATCCAAAAAGCGATTCGGTGGTGGTcatggacgacgacgacgagagcGGAACCCTATCCTCGATCCTCGCCGAGCTCGATTCTTCGCTCCGCCGGCACGATGGGGACTCCCCCCTCTCTGAGCCCTCCATCCTCGGTCTCCAGTCCCTCCTCGACGCCGCCGCCTCCGGCGATGCCGCGTTCGCACTCTGGGATCTCCTTGCCGCCCGAGGACTCCCTGCCTCTGCCCTCCTCCGTCCCCTCTCCGCCTCCATGGACGTCTCCGCTCCCCGCCTCTCTCTCCTCGCCGGCCGTGTgtacctctctctcctcctctcccCCTCCTCCCCTCTCTATTCTCTCTTCAACCCCCTTGTCTTCCTCTCCCTCCTCCGCTCCCTCCGTCGCGCCCTCAAGCCCCTTCCCTCGACCACCGCCGCCTCGGCCACTGCCCTTCCGGAGGCCTCTCATGACGCCCCCGCTCCCCGGAGGAGCGCCCGGAAGAGGAAGCCTGGACGATCTGCTGGAAGCGCTTCGACTTCGGTGGATCAGATCTCCGACCTCAGCAGCCTACTTCCTCGCGTCCTCGAACTGCTCGATTCCGTGCTCTGCCGAATCCGGCTTGACAACACCCCTGATGCCGTAAAGTCATTGGTCGATACTGTGGCAAAAATCCTGAGCTCTCCCTCCGGTCACCACCGGCTTCCGGATCTCTGCTTCCTAGTACTCTACAGGATCGTCTCGAAGCCAGAACACGGAGACCAGACGACTTTAGCTGTTGAGGTTCTGCGATCACTGACGCCGATGATCTTATCTCCTGCAAAATCAGCATCCCGGGCTTCTGCTTTAGGTTTTGTTACTGAAAAGATGGTGCCTCTGGCCCAGGAGAATGATGCAGTGAAGGAAGCTCTGGTGTACCTACCTAGGTTCTTAGCGACAAAGGCACCGGAGAAGTCTGAGCTGAGAGTTTGTGCTGTTGATTCCATCATGGTGATTGTTCGGGCAATGAAGCAAGAGGATCAAATAAGATACGCCGATTATGTGGTGAAGATGACACAAGGGAAGCCTCAGCTAAGACTGTTGGCTGTAGACCTCATTCTAGCACTTTTGACATTGTTGCCCGATCCTCTTGGGGTAAAGGTATCGGCTCAGGAATTTAACGACAAGGCACGGGGACTGACTTGTCTGCAAGCATTAGTACAGCGTTGCTCAGATTCATCACCGGGAATCAGAGCTCGAGCTTTAACAAATACAGCACAACTGCTAGGCAGCTTAACTGGTGATTCTGGGAATTCTGCCCGTTTGTGGGAACTCTCAGGAATCAGCAGTGTGGACTTCAATGAGCTTTTGTGGAGGAGGTGTCAGGATGATAAGCCTGTTGTAAGGAAGGCAGCACTTCTCCTCATTACAAAGTCGACTACTATAATGCGAGGGCCATTAGATGATTTGCTCCTTAGGACACTGAGTTCTGCTTGCTCTGACCCTTTGGTCAGCATCCGCAAAGCAGCTGTTGCAGCTCTATCAGAGGTGAAGTCATgtcaatttttttctcattttgtaTTCTTTTACCACCAAATATCATACTTATAATTAGGTGCTTGTTGGTTATCTTTGTAGGCCTGCAGAGTCTTCCCTGATGACAGGGTAATACCTGAATGGCTTCATGCTGTGCCACGCTTGATTGTTGATAATGAGTCAAGCATCCAACAGGATTGTGagaatttgtttcttgaattggtCTTGGATAAAATCTCTCAAGCTGCTAAGATCAATTTTGGAAAAGATGCAACAGATTTGGAGTCCTTGCTTCCTAAAGGTATTTTACGTTTGTTGAAAGGGATTTGTGACAGTGAAGTGGCACCATGTGTCAGAAAGATATGTTCAAGCCttggaaagaaggaaagaattaaGATGTCAGTTGCAAGTTCACTTCAGAATATAATTACAGCATCCGAGTCTGTATGGTTAGGCAGTAGCAAGCCCATAGAGAAGTGGACGGCCCCTCCTGGGACCTGGCAATTGCTTTCTGAAGTGTCATTGTTCTCACCCAAGGCCATAGAATGGGAATTTCTCCATCACCATTGGCATCTTCTTGACAAGATTAGCCTAGAAGATCAAGGTAAAAATTCTGAAGAAGGGGACCAGAGCTCTTTTATGTGGGCTGGAGATCGTGTTCACCTTTTGCACACCATTTCTAATGTGTCGTTGGAATTGCCTCCTGAGCCTGCTACAGAGTTGGCTTGCAACTTACTAGATCGTCTTAAGAACTTCAGTATGAACTTAAGCGAGGTAAACATCAATTGTTTTACAAtgtgttctatcatcaaaattatgTCAGCGAGTTAAGAATTTGTTTTATTAAATCTTTAACCACAGAGCTATTTATTCAAAAATTAAGTATTCTCTTTCTTTTGACATGAGGAGCTTATATCTTTTGTTGACTTGAACCATGATTGTTTATACCAGTCAAGAATTTGTTTTATTAAATCTTTAACCGCAGAACTATTTGTTCAAAAAGTAAGTAttctctttcttttgacataaggAGCTTATATCTTTTGTTGAATTGAACCATGATTGTTTATACCAGTCAAGACATTGAGATATTTTATCTGGATATTTTCTAGCATGAATTACGATCACCACAATCAAGTTGTTTAAGTTAGCCACAAAATAATTAAAGACAAGTGGTGCAGAATAATATTCCCCACTGTTGATAGCTAAAATTGCTAAAAAGAAGTGCCAAGAGtctttttaatcaaaatatttgtaTTGGTTGAAGCATAATATTATTTTACATCAGTTTTTCTCAATCTGATAGTGCTTTTTGATGGTAAGATATGATGCCAAATCAACCATACTAGTCACTAGCAATAACACTTCGATTACTCATATCGAAATTGGACTAAAACtaatattgacttataagggtctcatGGGTGTACTACCATTAACTTTAACTTAAACATTTTGGCTAGTAGTTTAGGTCAATGAAGTTGATAGGTCAATTATCCTATCAGGTTGGGTtataacatttggtattagagccgatcTAGTATTGGGGCATGGTGAGAGGGTTTGAGTAGGAAAGAGCTATCCATGGACGAAGTTAGAGAATTTGTCATGGTGTAAAGCCACCACTAAACTATATCTCACATGCATTATACTAGGATTTGATCTATGCTATACTGGGCCTTAACAAGGACGTCAAGCCCTTAAGTGGGGGAGTTTGTAATAGCTCGATTAGTCCCACAACGGAAATGAGCTAAGACTACGATTGACTTATAAAAGGATCTAATaattgtactactatcaacttcaacctATGTATTTTAGCTAATGGTTAGggtcaaataaaattgataggcTAGTTATCCCATCAGATTTGGTTGTAACACTAACAATTTAAGTTAATCGAAAGCTTTCACTATTGctttattttttttagtttattttcttataaatttaGTAGTGTTCAAAATAGTGGTTTAAAAAGGCACTTAGGCACTCAGGTGAGGCAAGTCTAGGCTCGAGTGCCTCATATAGTGATCAAGCTACGTGCTTCAGTGAAGCGCCACCAGGGCACTCAATTGAACCGAGGTGTTTTGGTAAGCGCTTGGTTAAAGCACAGCAATCGAATCATATGATCAAGTTCAGTTCAGTTGAACAGTAGTTTAGTTGGTTCACACTAAAAGCCCACATGCAACCTCGCCTGACGCATGACTCTGACTCATAAACCTTGCTTCCGCCGCTGACACATAGGACTGATGCTTCCTTTGTTGCCGACACATCGTGGTGAAGCCTCCTCCGCCCACGACATCGCTATCCGTAGCTTCTACCACCGTCATTGCCATCATCCGAAACTTTCTCCGTTGATGCTGCTGTCGTACACAACTTCCTTCGTCGTCGCTACTATCGTCCGAAAGTTCCTCTGTCATCcccgccctctccttccccactttccatTGTGGTGACTCTTTACTCCCCTCTAACTATTGTTGACGGTGGATTAAATATTGTTAACAATCGTTACCATATAATAGTCCCtatttagattttagcattgtaatctctatttatttagaactgTTATTAGGGTTTCAGAATTTATGGGAAGTGTATAAagcaattcaaaaaattcatcaaaaaatttaagaaatgatCCTGCTTAAaaatacaattatctaaaggatcctaaagGTCCTAATGCAATTACTTGCATTTTTTGttataagactactagaggttGTATTTTCTGTGCAAAGTAACATCAAGTAGGGAACTTTAAGAATGCATCAGCATGTAAGAAGTGTCCACCTGATGTAAAAAATAAGTTGCTCGTTTATATGATTGAAAAGGAATAAATCTTATAAGATTTTACCcgagaaaaatatttattatattagagATGATAAAGAAGGGGATTATTCAGAAAGTGTTAATGCTAGTGGAAAAGAGTAtttgacaaaaaaagaaaagaagtcaTGATTATTAAGAAGGGTAAAAAGGGACCGATGGACTTATATATGTATTAAGGATCACAGAAGCAACTACGTCAAATAGAAGCAAAATTAAAACATTCATAAGTGATGCTTgcgataaaaaaaataagaggaaAAACGATTCAAAACATTGCTCCCTTCTTTTATCAGACTAACTTTCCTTTTAGTACTTGTTTTTTGGATTATTTTAAagagatgattgaagctattaaAAGATATGGCGGGGGATTAAAACCTTCAAGTTATTATGGGTTGTGAGTTTCATTACTAAAAAAAAGAGGTAGATTATACAAATGATTTATTAAAAggccataaagaatcatgggtgaAGCAtgtttgctctattatgtcatatGCTTGGACCACTAGGGGATATaatagtataattaattttatggtcagCTGTTCTCTAGGAACCATgtttgtgaagttaatagatgCATTATCTTTTATGAAATCTAGAGAAAAGATATATGAGTTGCTTGACAAATTTGTGGAAGAAATTGGTAAACAAAATGTTATCCAAGTTATAACCGATAATGTTAGAGGATATTAGAAATATTTCTAACATCAAGAAGATTTAAAAAGAGTAATCTTTGTCATTAGATTTCTCTACAATCAtactggggctttgaatatgataagAGAATTCACAAGTAAGAAGGAATTtgtgagatatggtgtcacccgatttgtTACTTCCTTCTTAACATTATAAAGCGTGCATCATTAAAAACTCAACCTGAGAAACATGTTTGCCTCGGAGAAATAAGTGATAAACAAATATACAAAAGAGTGAAAGGCAAGAGGGCcgatgatatcatcttaatgccatccttttggaatcttaTAGTTTATACATTGCAGGTAATAAGCTCTCTTGTTCAAGCCTTTTGGTTGATAAGTAATGAAAAAAAGCTTACAATAGGATATATTTGTAAGGCtatgaataaaataaaagaaataattcaaaagtCTTTTGATAGAAATGAAGAAAAGTATAACATATTTGCAATCAttgataaaaaaatgaaattatcAACTTCATTATCTATTGTATATCGTAGAATATTATTTGAACCCAGAATTTTATTATAAGAACGCCTCTATCGTGTTTGATGCAGAAGTTATAAATGGGTTGTATAAGTGCACTACAAAATTTGTTCCAAACCATGAGGTGCAAGATAAAATTATAcgcgaattatctttatataaaatgtCAATGGCCGTTTTGGAATTCTAATGACAGTTCAATCTATGACAACTACAACCCTaggtatttataaatttatataattaattttatgtataatatattattattaataagaaaGTAAATTTTGTAGTTGAATCATGGAGTCTATTTGAAAATTTCATACGGAACTTGTAGCAATTgactatcaaaattcttagtttgaCTTGTAGTGCTATAAGTTGTGAGCGAAATtaaagtgtctttgagcatgtgagGCTCACAGAATAGAAATGAGTGTAAACTTGCAAGATGGCGAAGATaaacttgtatttgaagatgataacttaacatggggagatgtggcaagatcCTCAGGTATTAGAGAATTatagatatatacaagacaaatgaTGAAagtaaaaatgagtgcaaaagctttAAGTTCATCTCTTACCATTGTTGAATAAGAGGAAATCTATTTTGTTGAAGATGGACGAGAGAAAGAGAAAGGTGATGATATGTTTGAGAATGACGATGTTGAGTATGACGATGATTGAATATGATGTAAAGTTTTattgttttgagtcttttgacatTATTGTTATTAGAACATGAATAATATGACTTGGTACCTCAGATCTTATCAATTtaacatcatatttttattttatataatcatatttatcaattatattatatcatttttatatattaatattttagagcatctCAGCTCGCTTGGGCAGGTGTCTAGGTGAGCGCCTAATACTTCGAGCATTTTGGGACTTTGGCGCCTTTTAGCGCTTggtgttttttaaatcactagttcTAAACTCATTGATTTGTTCAGGTGTTGTTTCTTTCACCTTGCTTGTTCTCCATGAACTGATAATATGTGAATACTTCAACATAGTTGTCTTATATTTATCTAATAACTAGTTGTTAGATGCTTCTCATATTACTTCATTGAAGTATCCAATTTTTAAATAACTACAAATAATCATACTGTGATTTTTGAGAGCTACTTCATGGATGCATTATATCAGATCTTTTATTAGCTTGAATCTGATCTTCTGATTATCAGATTAAAATGGATTTATGATTGTAGATATGTTTTTTATAGTCGTTAATCACTTGAAATTAGCTATCATATCTTAGAACTATATAATCTATAACTCTAAACAAAATATGAGAAATGGAGAACACAATATTATCTTAAAGAACTTTCTATCACCATTCATGGTCTGTTTTCCTTTTTTAACTTTCATTTactaatgaaaaaaaattatatatatatatatatatatatatatatatatatatatatatatatatatatatatatgtatgtatattttatTGCAACACCTGACCTTAGCGGTGAATTATTTTACAGTTAGGTTAGTGCTAGGAAAGCTTTTCTAGCATTATTTGCTGCAACTTGGATTTCCAAATGGTTATCATGAGAGACAAGTTGTATTGGGTCGATATGGATGCAAGAAAGAGTACAGTAAGCAATATGTCTAGACATTTTCTATGATTGATCTATAGATTTTGTACCTGAAATATACTGTTTAGCTACAAATATTGGCAGTTGCATTAGTTACTTATTCAAGATTGTGAATTCTTCCTTTTTCTATGCTTTCAGGTTGATGCACATGTAAAAGCTTTAAAAACTTTGTGCAAGAGAAAGGCTACAAAAGCTGAGGAGGGCGATCTCCTCATATTGAAATGGGTGCATCAGTTGCTTTCCAAAGCTCTAGAGATTCTTAATAGCTATATATCAGAGGCATCAGAATCGAGCAATATCAACATCTTCTTAACACCTCCACAGAACAGTaggaaaaaaggaaagagagatgTCTCATTGTTGAAGTCAGCACTACAAGCTGTGACTGCTGTTTTTACTGTTGGATCATTGATTCTAGTCTGCCCTTCTGCCGATTTGCAGGGCATTGTACCTGTCTTACACACCATTATAACATCTGGAAATTCTGAACCAAAGCCTAGAAAGTTTGCTGGTTCGACAGTTTCATTTAAAGAGGTGACTCCTACTCTGTATATTCAGTCATGGGTGACTATGGGCAAAATCTGCCTTGTGGATGATAAACTAGCAAAGCGTTACATTCCACTCTTTGTGCAGGTCTGAAATTGCTCCTGTTTATTTTGGTTTTTCCTGCCTGGCACTATACTCTGATTCTCATTTGTGCTTCTAGACTTTTTCCAGTTATTATAGATCTATGTTCTTTTGATCTATAGGAACTTGAGAAGAGTGACAGTGCTGCACTCCGCAACAATATTATGGTGGCAATGACAGATTTTTGTGTGCGATACACATCTTTAGTTGACTGGTATTGGTCTCTCTCTCTGGAGGGTATTTGTATACTTTTAATGGATATTTTGTGATATAGAAACAATATAATTGTAAATAGTTAACATGTCTTCATTACTTTGGAGTTTTTGGCTCAAGCAGAAAGAGGGGTTCTTTTTGAGTCTACAATTACGTGATTGAAAACAGCAATCTGTTCTGATTCATCTAACTTCCTAGTGTCAAAATTCTAAGCAGTCCGTGGTGTAATGTGGGGCATCTATGGAAttatgattttgttaaaatcaCCAAATTGCTTGCatctgtttcaagctctgcatgttGTTCTTTGTGTTCAATTGTCAGTAACATATTGATATCTAGTTTTTCATGCACACATTGTTTCTGCATATATGATCTGATCTGTATGTTATGTAAGAACATTGGATATCGTGCCTCTCAATGTTGTTGTGTTCATTGTACAAATATGATTTTTAAGTCTTTTCATGCTTGAAAAATTAGTTTTATAATTCTTGGTTATAAATGTGAATGCTGATCTCAgttttgttgtgacctacataacAGTTATATGCACAAGATCACTATTGCATTGCGTGATCCTTGTGAAGTTGTGAGAAGACAGACATTCATCTTGCTTTCGCAATTATTACAGGTCTGATTTCTGAAATCATTTAACCTATGGATAATTCTTATTGAATACATTTTGCATGTCATCATCATTTCTGGCTTTTATACAGAGAGACTATGTAAAGTGGAGAGGAGTATTGTTCCTTCGGTTTTTGTTGTCTCTGGTTGATGAGTCCGAAAAGATAAGACATCTGGCTGATTTCCTCTTTGGAAACATCCTAAAGGGTCTGTCTCTCCTAATTTCATcggtcttcctttttttttcatttcaattTTTTGTGGTCCAATaacctctcttttttcttttgtatttacATGGCAGCTAAGGCACCACTTCTTGCATATAACAGTTTTATAGAAGccattttttttctaaatgaCTGCAGTGCTCATTCTGCACATGTTGAGTCTCAGGGAGGCCTGCATGCTAGGTCCCGTCTCTTTTCTATAAGGTGAGTTTTAGTCAAGATTCTAACCCTTGAAATGGATTTTCAATGTAGTATTAAATCCTATACCGTTTTTTGCAATTACAGAGGCAATGATGCAAAATCAAGGTCACAAAGGATGCACATATATGTTTCTTTGTTAAAACAAATGGCCCCAGAGCACCTCTTGGCTACCTCAGCCAAGTTGTGTGCTGAGATTTTGGCAGCTGCTTCTGATGGCTTGCTCAATGTTGATGATGTTGCTGGACTATCTGTACTCCAGGTATGCCACCTGATTGAGAAATCTATTGACTAAAAGAGGCATATTAAATTCCAAGTTGAGCACTATACCATGCATTTATTGTAAGACTATTATTCCTCATGATAAATTTTCTAGATGCAAGTGGAATGTGTGAGAATTGCTAACTGAGTATAATCTCGTATGCTTATTTAAGTTTATGAGAATTGTTTACCCAGTATATTCAAACATCTGATATTTGTTTttgcaaaatataaaatatttgactTAATAAGTTGCTTCTGTCTCTACGAGGCTAAGGATCTTGAAAACCAACAAGGTTTTTAACTAGCTACAAGAAGATGCTCAGCATTACAAATATCAGATAACTTTTCTTTTGTTATATAAAAAGAAACTAAAAGCCTGGAACTACCAAAATAACTACCAAAGGAATATATAAGATTTGTTCTCTCTGATTTATAGTAATGGTGGACATAATTGGAATCCAGGGGGCAATAACCTAAATCACCATGCAAAAGGCTGAACCTGGCCCCCTTGATTCCTTTGTGTGTCGGTCTAAATGCTCATCTTCTTTCTACTTTTTTCCATGTACTTGGCACACCGCTGGCTCCTTTGCTTCTGTATTTGAGCTGCTGTCATCATGTTGGCACTGTATTTAGAGTTTACGGTGTCATACATTCAGTAACATAAACGTCCAGAGTCTTTTCAAGAAAGGAAAAAATGAACTCGAGAGAGTGACTGCTTCAATGGACTTTATATGGATCCCTAGTTTAACTCGTGGTTTAAGGATTCTGCTGAAAGAATAATACATGATAACTTGATAAGGTTTTTGTTCTCATTCTTGCTGATTTTGTTTGATAATTTGTTAGATTAGCCCAATCAAGAGAGTGAATAATATTTTGGCAGTTGGCTTTGCTTGCTTAGGTTCCTTCTGTCTTTTCCTGGGCCAAGAATTCACTCTTTGCTTTTGCCATTACTGATTAATGAAGTTGAGGCAATGCTCTTTTCCTCACAAGGAGAGAGTAGTCCATACTGAAAATTCTCATTTATTTACAGGATGCTCTAGAAATCCTTGCATGCAAAGAGATGAGGATCCATCCAAGTCGTGGTTCTGATTCATCTGAGATAGATGACGATGGCGGTGAGAGTGCAGGAAGCGCTGTCCATGCTGCCAGAGGGAGGGTGGTCACCCAAGTAGCCAAGAAGAACCTGATCCAGATAGCTGTCCCTGTATTCATCGAGTTGAAGCAACTGCTCCAGAGCAAGAATAGCCCCCTCACCGGCTGTCTAATGGAATGCCTCCGCATTCTCCTTAAGGACTACAAGAACGAGATCGATGAGATATTGGTTGCCGACAAGCAACTCCAGAAGGAGCTCCTCTATGACATGCAAAAGTATGAGACTGCCAAGGCCAGGTCCACCGTTGCGGAGGCCATTGTAAATGTGCAAAGGTCGGAGAGCTACTGTTCACCAAATGGACGGAGTTCTACTGGCATGTACAGCAAAGTTTCAGAGAAGTTGGGAACTGAAGGAAAGATTGCTTCAGCAGTGGCAGATGCAGCTGCCAGAGCTAAGGTGAGATCAGTTCTCAAGGAAGCGAACCAGAATTTGCCAACTCCACCACTCCGTTCGATGAGTGTGCCCAAGCTGAAGAGCATGGGAAATGGTGGTGTGATCGTCAGTGATCGGCCAACACATGTACTGGAATCGCTAAGGCGGAGACAATCTTTTGACTCTGATGAAGAGAAATAGTGGCCTCTACTTTGACCCACTCGTACACTCCGCATTAGCTTAATTGCTTCACTTATGATGCATTGAAGAATGTCGGGCTACTTAAGTTGGGTAGTCCAGCAATATATTTCATTCCCAATTTATCTCTTCCTTCCCAGCCATTTGCTCAGGATGTCATCTTTGCTGTGGCTTCTTGTTTGTCTTGTAAAATGGTAGAAGCAAATTGAATAATGTGGAATTTTCTCCATTCTCTTCAGCTCATTCTTGCAATTTTAACTTGTAAGTATACTGGGAGTGACTTCTTTGACACTGCACCTGAAATAGTATCTGGTGCGCCGTTCATGATTCTGTAGAAGGTACCAGCAAGGGACTGCTAAAGAGATACTTGATATTGAACATAGTCACAAGGTATATCTTAATTTCTTTCTGTAGATGATACTGACCTTCCAATTAATGGGTTATCTTGTTTAGTCTCCCCTTGAAACAATGGAATGAAGAAACAAAGGGTGCTAACATGAAGATCATTAGCTTATAAATTGGAAACACGTGCCATCTCAACTCTGGAGCACCTGATGAGATAACTACTGGGATTGAACAGGTGAGCTCAATATTGTATGTTGAACTCTACATTTTCTTCAGATTGGGTTTCTGTCAATTACTTGTACCAATGTCTCTGCTGTAACGTTGGGTTTCTTATTTGTTCAGATTAAGCTGGCAAGGTATGAATCATTCAGTCTAATTGAAGACGGAGCACTAGCAAAACTGAATCGgtaacccaattatttcttttgccCCTGATCGATGCTAATGCATAAGcaaattttctctttctttctgcaAATTGTGGTTGATAGAATCGAATTAGTTTCCAACTATTTGTGGATGACATGACATGATAAAAATAGCGAGAAGGGAGTGGTAGTGATGCTATAATGGTGTCAATGTCGCACACTATGGTAACCCTCTCAAGCCTCGGGAGATGGTTTGGTTCAGGTTGAATTAGAACAGATCCGGAATGCATTCTGACCCGGTGACCCAATGGATCCGTTAAAGCTTGACCAGTATCCGATCCGACTATTTTCCGGATCCCGCCAAAAGTCCAATACGGCGGTAGTAAGTATCTCAAGCTTTAATCTCTATTTGGTTTCCCAGAAAATGGAAGAAATATTCTTTGCTTTAAGAAAAGAGATAATAATTATTAGTAGTCTTAATTTGTTGAGGTTTTAGATTTTTTTGGGTTAAAAGAATTTATACTCATGTATTTTAGTAAGCAATTAAattgtttgttttttattttagtaaaaacaaaaaaaagagggtAACCATTTAGTCTCTGTCAACCGCGGGACATCTTAACACGACAATGCTTGGGTTTCCTTTCCGCGGCTCGCATTTAAATAGGGTCGCTCTCCAACTTCGGCCTCTCTCTTGTTTACCATAACCCTATTCAGAGAAGAGGCGGCTTTGCTCGGACGGAGGGGACGATGAGTTGTGGAGGCAGCGGTGGCGCGGCAGCGGCTGTGAAGGGCGGGAAGAAGAAGGGTTCCACCTTCGTCATCGACTGCGCGAAGCCGGTGGAGGACAAGATCATGGGCA
The window above is part of the Musa acuminata AAA Group cultivar baxijiao chromosome BXJ1-1, Cavendish_Baxijiao_AAA, whole genome shotgun sequence genome. Proteins encoded here:
- the LOC103998997 gene encoding uncharacterized protein LOC103998997, with translation MDDDDESGTLSSILAELDSSLRRHDGDSPLSEPSILGLQSLLDAAASGDAAFALWDLLAARGLPASALLRPLSASMDVSAPRLSLLAGRVYLSLLLSPSSPLYSLFNPLVFLSLLRSLRRALKPLPSTTAASATALPEASHDAPAPRRSARKRKPGRSAGSASTSVDQISDLSSLLPRVLELLDSVLCRIRLDNTPDAVKSLVDTVAKILSSPSGHHRLPDLCFLVLYRIVSKPEHGDQTTLAVEVLRSLTPMILSPAKSASRASALGFVTEKMVPLAQENDAVKEALVYLPRFLATKAPEKSELRVCAVDSIMVIVRAMKQEDQIRYADYVVKMTQGKPQLRLLAVDLILALLTLLPDPLGVKVSAQEFNDKARGLTCLQALVQRCSDSSPGIRARALTNTAQLLGSLTGDSGNSARLWELSGISSVDFNELLWRRCQDDKPVVRKAALLLITKSTTIMRGPLDDLLLRTLSSACSDPLVSIRKAAVAALSEACRVFPDDRVIPEWLHAVPRLIVDNESSIQQDCENLFLELVLDKISQAAKINFGKDATDLESLLPKGILRLLKGICDSEVAPCVRKICSSLGKKERIKMSVASSLQNIITASESVWLGSSKPIEKWTAPPGTWQLLSEVSLFSPKAIEWEFLHHHWHLLDKISLEDQGKNSEEGDQSSFMWAGDRVHLLHTISNVSLELPPEPATELACNLLDRLKNFSMNLSEVDAHVKALKTLCKRKATKAEEGDLLILKWVHQLLSKALEILNSYISEASESSNINIFLTPPQNSRKKGKRDVSLLKSALQAVTAVFTVGSLILVCPSADLQGIVPVLHTIITSGNSEPKPRKFAGSTVSFKEVTPTLYIQSWVTMGKICLVDDKLAKRYIPLFVQELEKSDSAALRNNIMVAMTDFCVRYTSLVDCYMHKITIALRDPCEVVRRQTFILLSQLLQRDYVKWRGVLFLRFLLSLVDESEKIRHLADFLFGNILKAKAPLLAYNSFIEAIFFLNDCSAHSAHVESQGGLHARSRLFSIRGNDAKSRSQRMHIYVSLLKQMAPEHLLATSAKLCAEILAAASDGLLNVDDVAGLSVLQDALEILACKEMRIHPSRGSDSSEIDDDGGESAGSAVHAARGRVVTQVAKKNLIQIAVPVFIELKQLLQSKNSPLTGCLMECLRILLKDYKNEIDEILVADKQLQKELLYDMQKYETAKARSTVAEAIVNVQRSESYCSPNGRSSTGMYSKVSEKLGTEGKIASAVADAAARAKVRSVLKEANQNLPTPPLRSMSVPKLKSMGNGGVIVSDRPTHVLESLRRRQSFDSDEEK